A DNA window from Brenneria izadpanahii contains the following coding sequences:
- the ascB gene encoding 6-phospho-beta-glucosidase, translated as MSHRFPDNFLWGGAVAANQVEGAYLSEGKGLSTSDLQPHGILTPPVERTPGDSGIKDVAIDFYHRYPEDIALFAEMGFKCLRTSIAWTRIFPQGDEETPNEAGLAFYDRLFDEMAKYNIQPLVTLSHYEMPYGLVKNHGGWGNRKTIECFERYARTVFQRYRNKVKYWLTFNEINISLHEPFTGVGLPGGSSLQQIYQAIHHQLVASAKAVKACHEIIPDAKIGNMLLGGILYPLTCKPDDVMKSLIQNRDWQFFGDVQARGAYPSYTTRFFKENGISLDITDADRQALKETVDFISFSYYMSGCASADEAEMEKARGNILNIIPNPHLQSSEWGWQIDPVGLRYLLNVLYDRYQKPLFIVENGLGAKDQVESDGSINDDYRIQYLNDHLVQVGEALEDGVEVLGYTSWGPIDLVSASTAQLSKRYGFIYVDRDDEGNGTLERKRKKSFYWYRDVINSNGEALK; from the coding sequence ATGAGCCACCGTTTTCCTGACAACTTTTTATGGGGCGGCGCTGTCGCCGCCAATCAAGTGGAAGGCGCCTATCTGAGCGAAGGCAAGGGGTTGTCTACCTCTGATTTGCAGCCGCATGGCATTTTGACTCCGCCTGTAGAACGTACGCCCGGCGATAGCGGCATCAAGGATGTGGCGATCGATTTTTATCACCGCTATCCGGAAGATATCGCGCTGTTTGCCGAAATGGGCTTTAAGTGTTTACGCACCTCGATCGCCTGGACGCGCATTTTTCCACAGGGCGATGAAGAGACGCCAAACGAAGCCGGACTGGCATTCTACGATCGTCTGTTTGACGAAATGGCCAAATATAATATCCAACCTTTAGTGACGCTGTCGCATTACGAAATGCCGTATGGGCTGGTGAAAAATCATGGCGGCTGGGGCAATCGCAAAACCATCGAATGCTTTGAACGCTATGCGCGCACGGTGTTCCAACGCTATCGCAATAAAGTGAAGTACTGGCTGACGTTTAACGAGATTAATATTTCGCTGCATGAGCCGTTCACCGGCGTCGGCCTGCCGGGAGGCAGCTCGCTGCAACAGATCTATCAGGCCATTCACCACCAACTGGTGGCCAGCGCCAAGGCGGTGAAAGCCTGCCATGAGATCATCCCCGATGCCAAAATCGGCAACATGCTGCTGGGCGGTATCCTCTATCCTCTGACCTGCAAACCGGATGATGTGATGAAGAGCCTGATACAGAACCGAGACTGGCAGTTCTTCGGCGACGTGCAGGCGCGCGGGGCTTACCCCTCCTATACCACCCGCTTCTTTAAGGAGAATGGCATCAGCCTTGATATCACCGATGCGGATCGCCAGGCGCTGAAAGAAACCGTCGACTTCATCTCGTTCAGCTATTACATGAGCGGCTGCGCCAGCGCCGATGAGGCGGAGATGGAGAAAGCGCGCGGCAATATTCTGAATATCATCCCCAATCCGCATCTGCAAAGTTCCGAATGGGGCTGGCAGATTGATCCGGTGGGGTTACGCTACCTGCTGAACGTGCTGTATGACCGTTATCAGAAGCCGCTGTTTATTGTGGAAAATGGGCTGGGCGCTAAAGATCAGGTTGAAAGCGACGGCAGCATCAACGATGACTACCGTATTCAGTATCTGAACGATCACCTGGTTCAGGTCGGCGAGGCGTTGGAAGATGGCGTCGAAGTGTTGGGCTACACCAGCTGGGGGCCAATCGATCTGGTCAGCGCCTCGACGGCACAGCTTTCCAAACGTTACGGCTTTATTTACGTAGACCGCGACGACGAGGGCAACGGCACGCTGGAGCGTAAGCGGAAGAAAAGTTTTTACTGGTATCGCGATGTGATTAACAGCAATGGCGAAGCGCTGAAATAG
- the bglF gene encoding PTS beta-glucoside transporter subunit IIABC, giving the protein MKYKTLASEVLEGVGGRDNVNSVIHCATRLRFKLKDSKKTNISALKNNPGIIMVLESGGQFQVVVGNHVGEVYQDLLEVSGISESSGANAENQENSNKENILSRFIDIIAGIFTPLMGVMAASGILKGFLALSLACGWLVESSGTYKLLFSASDALFYFFPIILGYTAGKKFGGNAFVSMAIGGALVHPTMIAEFNAMSAAGYQPLHFLGIPITFINYSSSVIPIIFAAWVSCKLEKPLNAFLHANIRNFLTPALCLLITVPLTFLAIGPVTTWLSYQLAHGYQLIYGANQTIAGGFMGGLWQIFVMFGLHWGFVPLMINNLSALGHDTLIAVLTPAVLAQAGAALGVSLRTKDAKLKGIAGSAFPAGIFGITEPAIYGVNLPLRRPFIFGCIGGAIGSAIAGYFGTTQYSFGLPSIFAFTQIIPPTGMDISVWGGIIGTVIAFAFSALASYLFGIKKEPVAETQPAETVQKGAAPVRQQSISSPIEGETHPLEQVSDQTFASGLMGKGIAIKPRSGRVVSPVNGTVASLFKTNHAIGLESDEGAEILIHVGIDTVKLNGQYFTAHVKTGDVVKQGDLLVEFDYQAIEAAGYDTITPVIITNSDAYIDVLPVAGDSVSEQSPLLTLVI; this is encoded by the coding sequence ATGAAATACAAGACATTAGCCAGTGAGGTACTTGAAGGTGTTGGCGGTCGCGATAATGTAAATAGTGTAATACACTGCGCGACGCGGCTTCGTTTTAAATTAAAGGATAGCAAGAAAACAAATATTTCTGCGCTTAAAAATAATCCTGGAATTATCATGGTGCTTGAAAGCGGCGGCCAGTTTCAGGTCGTCGTAGGTAATCATGTCGGCGAAGTATATCAGGATTTGCTAGAAGTGTCTGGTATCAGTGAATCATCGGGCGCTAACGCTGAAAATCAGGAAAATAGTAATAAGGAAAATATATTATCCCGCTTTATTGATATCATTGCCGGTATTTTTACCCCATTAATGGGCGTAATGGCCGCCTCCGGTATATTAAAAGGTTTTTTAGCATTAAGCCTGGCCTGCGGTTGGCTGGTGGAGAGCAGCGGAACTTATAAACTTTTATTTTCCGCCAGCGATGCATTATTCTATTTTTTCCCGATTATTCTTGGTTATACCGCCGGTAAAAAATTTGGCGGCAATGCTTTTGTCTCCATGGCGATTGGCGGCGCGTTGGTGCACCCGACGATGATTGCCGAATTTAATGCCATGTCGGCGGCGGGTTATCAGCCATTACACTTTCTCGGCATTCCCATCACGTTTATCAATTATTCCTCATCGGTTATTCCGATTATTTTTGCCGCATGGGTTTCCTGCAAACTGGAAAAACCGCTGAACGCTTTCCTGCACGCCAATATCCGTAACTTCCTTACGCCGGCTCTGTGCTTGCTGATTACCGTACCGCTGACGTTTTTAGCCATCGGTCCGGTGACCACCTGGCTCAGCTATCAGTTGGCGCATGGCTATCAGTTGATCTATGGCGCGAATCAAACCATTGCCGGCGGCTTTATGGGCGGTCTATGGCAGATATTCGTCATGTTCGGTCTGCACTGGGGATTCGTGCCGCTGATGATCAACAACCTGAGCGCATTGGGGCATGACACGCTGATCGCCGTATTGACGCCGGCGGTATTGGCGCAGGCCGGCGCGGCGCTGGGCGTCTCCCTGCGCACCAAAGACGCGAAGTTGAAAGGCATTGCGGGGTCGGCGTTTCCGGCGGGGATCTTCGGCATTACCGAACCGGCTATCTACGGCGTCAACCTTCCTTTGCGTCGTCCGTTTATCTTCGGCTGTATCGGCGGGGCGATCGGCAGCGCGATTGCCGGCTATTTCGGCACGACACAGTACTCTTTCGGCTTGCCCAGTATTTTCGCCTTTACGCAAATCATCCCGCCGACCGGCATGGACATCAGCGTATGGGGGGGAATCATCGGCACGGTCATCGCCTTTGCGTTCTCTGCGTTGGCCAGCTACTTGTTCGGGATAAAGAAAGAACCCGTAGCGGAGACTCAGCCGGCCGAGACCGTACAGAAAGGCGCCGCGCCGGTACGTCAGCAATCCATCAGCAGCCCAATCGAGGGAGAAACTCATCCGCTGGAGCAGGTCAGCGATCAGACTTTCGCCAGCGGCTTGATGGGAAAAGGCATCGCCATCAAACCGCGGAGCGGACGCGTGGTTTCGCCGGTCAACGGGACGGTCGCATCGCTGTTCAAAACCAATCATGCGATTGGCCTGGAGTCTGATGAGGGCGCCGAAATATTGATTCACGTCGGAATTGATACCGTAAAACTGAACGGACAGTATTTTACTGCCCACGTTAAAACCGGCGATGTGGTGAAGCAGGGCGATCTCCTGGTGGAGTTTGATTATCAGGCTATTGAAGCCGCGGGATACGACACGATCACGCCGGTCATTATTACCAATAGCGACGCTTACATCGATGTGTTGCCTGTGGCGGGGGATTCCGTTTCGGAACAGTCGCCCTTGTTAACGCTGGTTATTTGA
- the licT gene encoding BglG family transcription antiterminator LicT, with amino-acid sequence MKIAKILNNNVVTVIDENNNESVVMGRGLGFKKHTGDSLDESLIEKVFSLKSGELTSRLRELLSEIPLEVITTADKIISLAKERLPGKLQNSIYISLTDHCHFAIERHKQGVNIRNVLLWEIKRLYQKEFLVGVEALDIIEQRLSVRLPEDEAGFIALHLVNAQLDSEMPEVIHITKIMQEILNIVKYQLNLDYNEQALSYHRFVTHLKFFAQRLIGKNTVFSDDESLHDVVKEKYQLAYQCAEKIQAYIDQQYRYCLTKEELMFLTIHIERVRTESQDKA; translated from the coding sequence ATGAAAATTGCCAAGATACTCAACAACAACGTCGTGACGGTTATCGACGAGAATAATAATGAGTCGGTTGTGATGGGGCGCGGGCTGGGGTTCAAAAAACATACTGGCGATTCCCTGGACGAATCGCTGATTGAAAAAGTGTTTTCGCTGAAAAGCGGGGAACTGACATCGCGTCTGCGGGAGCTGCTGTCGGAGATCCCGCTGGAGGTGATCACTACCGCGGACAAAATCATTTCATTGGCAAAAGAACGTTTGCCGGGGAAGCTGCAAAACAGCATTTACATCTCGTTGACCGACCACTGCCACTTCGCGATTGAGCGTCATAAGCAGGGGGTTAATATCCGTAACGTGCTGTTATGGGAAATCAAGCGGCTTTACCAGAAGGAATTTCTGGTCGGCGTGGAAGCGCTGGATATCATTGAACAGCGTTTATCCGTTCGGTTGCCGGAGGACGAAGCCGGCTTTATTGCGTTGCATTTAGTTAATGCGCAGCTAGACAGTGAAATGCCGGAAGTTATTCACATTACCAAGATCATGCAGGAGATTTTGAATATTGTGAAATACCAGTTAAATCTGGATTATAATGAGCAAGCATTAAGCTATCATCGTTTTGTTACCCATCTTAAGTTTTTTGCGCAGCGGCTTATTGGAAAAAATACGGTATTTAGTGATGATGAATCATTACATGATGTAGTTAAGGAAAAATATCAACTTGCCTATCAATGCGCTGAAAAAATACAGGCGTATATCGATCAACAGTATCGCTATTGCTTGACGAAAGAAGAGCTGATGTTTTTGACGATTCATATTGAGCGGGTAAGAACCGAATCGCAGGATAAAGCGTAA